Proteins encoded by one window of bacterium:
- a CDS encoding DUF1684 domain-containing protein, with product MKIRTAPSTTALMLALATAGCGGREAPVDPAHLAEVESRHAARIERLRDEAGWLTLVGLHPLRDGVNTVGSAEDAGARLPATAPARLGVVTADAAGFAFAADPDLDPGARVYQLVDGDTVAVTSVAMAPDVPGPPTVLRTGSLLFQVIVRGGRGFLRVKDRESEVRRGFTGIERYPVGGRWRVTARLEPHDPPRGVMVPDVLGNLEESPSPGTLVFELEGRECRLTPMGGPGEELFIVFADATSGDETYGGGRFLSADPPRPDGTVVLDFNLATNPPCAFTPYATCPLPPQGNRLAVAVRAGEKSWGSH from the coding sequence ATGAAGATCAGGACCGCGCCGTCGACGACGGCGCTGATGCTGGCGCTGGCGACGGCGGGCTGCGGCGGGCGCGAGGCGCCGGTCGATCCCGCCCACCTCGCCGAGGTCGAGTCCCGGCACGCCGCGCGCATCGAGCGCCTGCGCGACGAAGCGGGATGGCTGACCCTCGTCGGCCTGCACCCCCTGCGCGACGGCGTCAACACGGTGGGCTCGGCCGAGGACGCGGGCGCGCGGCTGCCCGCGACGGCGCCGGCGCGCCTCGGCGTCGTCACCGCGGACGCGGCGGGCTTCGCCTTCGCGGCCGACCCCGACCTCGACCCCGGGGCCCGCGTCTACCAGCTCGTCGACGGCGACACCGTCGCGGTGACGTCCGTCGCCATGGCGCCGGACGTCCCCGGCCCGCCGACCGTGCTGCGCACGGGATCGCTGCTCTTCCAGGTCATCGTGCGCGGCGGCCGCGGCTTCCTGCGCGTGAAGGACCGCGAGAGCGAGGTCCGGCGCGGGTTCACGGGCATCGAGCGCTACCCGGTGGGCGGGCGCTGGCGCGTGACGGCCCGGCTCGAGCCCCACGACCCCCCGCGCGGGGTGATGGTGCCCGACGTGCTGGGCAACCTCGAGGAGTCGCCGAGCCCGGGGACCCTGGTGTTCGAGCTGGAGGGCCGCGAATGCCGGCTCACGCCGATGGGCGGTCCGGGCGAGGAGCTGTTCATCGTCTTCGCCGACGCGACCAGCGGCGACGAGACCTACGGCGGCGGCCGCTTCCTGTCGGCCGACCCGCCGCGCCCCGACGGGACCGTCGTGCTGGACTTCAACCTGGCGACCAACCCGCCCTGCGCCTTCACGCCGTACGCGACCTGCCCCCTGCCCCCGCAGGGCAACCGGTTGGCGGTGGCGGTGCGCGCCGGCGAGAAGTCCTGGGGGAGCCACTGA
- a CDS encoding ATP-dependent 6-phosphofructokinase has protein sequence MNGNPPQIRCLGILTSGGDCPGLNAAIRGITKAAIQRYGMEVIGVRDGFRGLVENRVQRLDTQSLSNVLTLGGTILGTSRDKPNKMLMGDQVLDMTAVAVANARSHGIECLVCLGGNGTQKNAHHLQRAGGLDVLTLPKTIDNDVFGTDVSFGFDTAMTIAAEAIDRLHTTATSHDRIIVVEVMGNSAGWLALGAGLAAGADVILIPEIPYDLHVVKDYLLERQRRFGKRFSIIVVAEGALTREQDAAARLARKNGAPKVAAAPEADDDLHGRRLVHESLATSLARKLQMLTGTDARVTALGHVQRGGGPTPTDRLLCTRLGVKAADLLAEGVVNVMTAVRGSEIVPVPLDQVAGRKKTVPPGHPWLHAARSVGTCLGLADRDLPL, from the coding sequence ATGAACGGGAATCCCCCGCAGATCCGCTGCCTCGGCATCCTCACCTCGGGCGGCGACTGCCCCGGCCTCAACGCCGCCATCCGCGGCATCACCAAGGCCGCCATCCAGCGCTACGGCATGGAGGTGATCGGGGTCCGCGACGGCTTCCGCGGGCTCGTGGAGAACCGCGTGCAGCGCCTCGATACCCAGTCCTTGAGCAACGTCCTGACCCTCGGCGGCACGATCCTCGGCACCAGCCGCGACAAGCCCAACAAGATGCTGATGGGCGACCAGGTCCTGGACATGACCGCCGTCGCGGTGGCCAACGCCCGCAGCCACGGCATCGAGTGCCTGGTCTGCCTGGGCGGCAACGGCACCCAGAAGAACGCCCACCACCTGCAGCGCGCCGGCGGCCTGGACGTGCTGACGCTGCCCAAGACCATCGACAACGACGTGTTCGGCACCGATGTCAGCTTCGGCTTCGACACGGCCATGACGATCGCCGCCGAGGCCATCGACCGTCTGCACACCACCGCGACCAGCCACGACCGCATCATCGTGGTGGAGGTCATGGGCAACAGCGCCGGCTGGCTGGCGCTCGGCGCTGGCCTGGCCGCCGGCGCCGACGTCATCCTCATCCCGGAGATCCCCTACGACCTGCACGTGGTGAAGGACTACCTGCTGGAGCGGCAGCGCCGCTTCGGCAAGCGCTTCTCCATCATCGTCGTGGCCGAGGGGGCTCTCACGCGCGAGCAGGACGCCGCGGCGCGCCTGGCGCGCAAGAACGGGGCGCCGAAGGTAGCGGCCGCGCCCGAGGCGGACGACGACCTGCACGGCCGCCGCCTGGTGCACGAGTCCCTGGCCACCAGCCTCGCGCGCAAGCTCCAGATGCTGACCGGGACCGACGCGCGCGTCACCGCGCTGGGCCACGTCCAGCGCGGCGGCGGGCCGACCCCGACCGACCGCCTGCTGTGCACGCGCCTGGGCGTGAAGGCCGCCGACCTGCTGGCCGAAGGGGTCGTGAACGTGATGACGGCGGTGCGGGGGAGCGAGATCGTGCCGGTGCCCCTGGACCAGGTCGCCGGCCGCAAGAAGACCGTGCCGCCCGGGCATCCCTGGCTCCACGCGGCGCGGTCGGTGGGGACCTGCCTGGGCCTGGCGGACCGGGATCTGCCGCTCTGA
- a CDS encoding metallophosphoesterase family protein — protein sequence MIIAVLSDIHANLEALAAVVADARREGAGRFACLGDVVGYNADPVACVDLVRGLPCLPCIRGNHDEMAAGDRPLLGINRQAFAAMTWTRLQLDEERRAWLGGLPLLHEEPDAAYVHASLHEPAAWHYVHDAQEAAASFAGQSPRVCFIGHSHQPGGWRDDGHGAARGQGESFELAAGERWLVNVGSVGQPRDHDPRASYALYDADGGRVHLRRVAYDIAAAQAKILAAGLPEQLAKRLG from the coding sequence ATGATCATCGCGGTCCTCAGCGACATCCACGCCAACCTCGAGGCGCTCGCCGCCGTCGTGGCCGACGCCCGCCGCGAAGGGGCCGGCCGTTTCGCCTGCCTCGGCGACGTCGTCGGCTACAACGCCGATCCGGTCGCCTGCGTCGATCTCGTGCGCGGGCTGCCCTGCCTGCCCTGCATCCGCGGCAACCACGACGAGATGGCCGCCGGCGACCGGCCCCTGCTGGGCATCAACCGCCAGGCCTTCGCCGCGATGACCTGGACCCGCCTCCAGCTCGACGAGGAACGCCGTGCCTGGCTCGGCGGCCTGCCGCTGCTCCACGAGGAGCCCGACGCCGCCTACGTCCACGCCTCCCTCCACGAACCGGCCGCCTGGCACTACGTGCACGACGCGCAGGAGGCCGCGGCCAGCTTCGCCGGCCAGTCGCCGCGCGTCTGCTTCATCGGCCACTCCCACCAGCCCGGCGGCTGGCGCGACGACGGCCACGGCGCGGCGCGGGGCCAGGGCGAGTCGTTCGAACTCGCCGCCGGCGAGCGCTGGCTGGTGAACGTCGGCAGCGTCGGCCAGCCCCGCGACCACGACCCCCGCGCCTCCTACGCCCTCTACGACGCCGACGGTGGCCGCGTGCACCTGCGCCGCGTCGCCTACGACATCGCGGCGGCCCAGGCCAAGATCCTGGCCGCCGGCCTGCCCGAACAGCTCGCCAAACGACTCGGCTGA
- a CDS encoding HD domain-containing protein has product MRWQPVDDGVRDVVLDVCRAVRDEGGRALLVGGCVRDALLERAPVDHDLEVYGVEPERLESLLSSRHDLDRTGRAFGVLKLRGAPVDVSLPRRESKAGLGHRGFLVQSDPDLTPREAALRRDFTLNAIAYDPLTGEVVDPVGGRGDLERRVLRRVSERFAEDPLRVLRGMQLVARFELTADPETVTACRGLDPEGLARERIFEEWRKLLLLGARPSLGLAFLRDTGWLDHFPELAALVGCAQDPEWHPEGDAWIHTGLCLDAFAAERTGDEREDLIVGLAVLCHDLGKPATTRFADGRLRSPGHLEAGEAPARALLARLTPQRDLVEQVVPLVREHSRPYELHRAAAGDAAIRRLAHRVGRIDRLVRVARADRLGRGDGAGPGFPAGDWLLERAAALDVRDAPPQPLVLGRHLIGLGLAPGPGFKTLLDECYEAQLAGRIATVEEGVALATKLAR; this is encoded by the coding sequence ATGCGCTGGCAGCCGGTCGATGATGGCGTGCGCGACGTCGTGCTGGACGTCTGCCGCGCCGTGCGCGACGAGGGCGGCCGCGCCCTGCTGGTGGGCGGCTGCGTCCGCGACGCGCTGCTGGAGCGCGCGCCCGTGGACCACGACCTCGAGGTCTACGGGGTGGAGCCCGAGCGGCTCGAATCGCTGCTGTCGTCGCGCCACGACCTGGACCGCACGGGCCGCGCCTTCGGCGTGCTGAAGCTGCGCGGCGCGCCGGTCGACGTCTCGCTGCCGCGCCGCGAGTCGAAGGCGGGGCTGGGCCACCGCGGGTTCCTCGTGCAGTCCGATCCGGACCTGACGCCGCGGGAGGCCGCGCTGCGGCGCGACTTCACGCTCAACGCCATCGCCTACGACCCGCTGACCGGCGAGGTCGTCGACCCGGTGGGCGGCCGCGGCGACCTGGAGCGGCGCGTCCTGCGCCGGGTCTCGGAGCGCTTCGCGGAGGACCCGCTGCGCGTGCTGCGCGGCATGCAGCTCGTCGCGCGTTTCGAGCTGACCGCCGATCCGGAGACCGTGACCGCCTGCCGCGGCCTGGATCCCGAGGGGTTGGCCCGCGAGCGGATCTTCGAGGAGTGGCGGAAGCTCCTGCTGCTGGGCGCGCGCCCGTCCCTGGGCCTCGCGTTCCTGCGCGACACCGGCTGGCTCGACCACTTCCCGGAACTCGCGGCCCTCGTCGGCTGCGCGCAGGATCCCGAGTGGCACCCCGAGGGGGACGCCTGGATCCACACCGGACTCTGCCTGGACGCGTTCGCTGCCGAGCGCACGGGCGACGAGCGCGAGGACCTCATCGTCGGGCTGGCCGTGCTCTGCCACGACCTGGGCAAGCCGGCCACGACCCGCTTCGCCGACGGGCGCCTGCGCTCGCCGGGGCACCTCGAGGCCGGGGAGGCGCCCGCGCGCGCCTTGCTGGCGCGGCTGACGCCGCAACGCGACCTCGTCGAGCAGGTCGTGCCGCTGGTGCGCGAGCACTCCCGTCCCTACGAGCTGCACCGCGCCGCGGCGGGCGACGCCGCGATCCGACGACTCGCGCACCGCGTGGGCCGGATCGACCGCCTGGTGCGCGTCGCCCGGGCCGACCGCCTCGGCCGCGGCGACGGCGCCGGACCGGGCTTCCCGGCCGGCGACTGGCTGCTGGAACGCGCCGCGGCCCTGGACGTTCGCGACGCGCCACCGCAGCCGCTGGTCCTCGGCCGCCACCTGATCGGGCTCGGGCTCGCGCCCGGCCCGGGGTTCAAGACGCTCCTCGACGAATGCTACGAGGCGCAGCTCGCGGGCCGGATCGCCACGGTGGAAGAGGGTGTCGCGCTGGCCACGAAGCTGGCCCGGTAA
- the ppk1 gene encoding polyphosphate kinase 1 gives MTQETGELTTVRDLFLNRELSLLEFQQRVLEEARDPSNPLLERVKFLAILGSNLDEFFMVRAGGLSMQQQSGVVDLSLDGLTPATQLAAIRKRAFQLMTEATRHLHEELLPELKRAGVHILDYADLNEKQRGQVERYFQQIVFPVLTPLAHDPGHPFPHISNLSLNMAVMVRNLDGEVRFARVKVPATLPRLVPIKRSSGGLKRDWTEPRNHYFVWIEQVIAAHLGELFHGMELQEAHPFRVTRNADFEIQELEASDLLETMAASVKERQFGDAVRLDVSPEMPAEIRGILTRNLGLVDRDVYVLPRPLGLAGLAQVYDVDRYDLKFPAYTPSVPAPLRADTREGDIFAAIRQGDLMVHHPYDSFEPVVEFLEAAARDPRVMAIKQTLYRVGRDSPVVKALLRARRDHHKQVAVLVELKARFDEDSNIGWARMLEHEGVHVTYGLLGLKTHCKVLLVVRQEGDDIRRYVHLGTGNYNHATARAYEDLGMFTCDPEIGADATDLFNYLTGYSAQKNYRRLIVAPVNMRERLEELLRREIAHARAGAKARLVLKMNSLVDRRIILLLYEASREGVQIDLIVRGVCSLRPGVAGLSENIRVTSIVGRFLEHSRIFFFRNGGDEEIYAGSADLMTRNIDRRVEVLFPVTSPALRRYLRDDVLGVYLADDVSSRTMLPGGGYTRNRPAEGEEPVQVQRRLLESRGGLWRR, from the coding sequence ATGACGCAGGAGACCGGAGAGCTGACGACCGTCAGGGATCTGTTCCTGAACCGCGAACTGAGCCTACTGGAGTTCCAGCAGCGGGTGCTCGAGGAGGCCCGCGACCCGTCCAATCCCCTGCTGGAGCGCGTCAAGTTCCTGGCCATCCTGGGGTCGAATCTCGACGAGTTCTTCATGGTCCGGGCGGGCGGGCTGAGCATGCAGCAGCAGTCCGGGGTCGTGGATCTGTCGCTGGACGGGCTGACCCCGGCCACCCAGCTGGCGGCCATCCGCAAGCGGGCCTTCCAGCTCATGACCGAGGCCACCCGCCACCTGCACGAGGAACTGCTCCCCGAGCTGAAGCGGGCCGGCGTCCACATCCTCGACTACGCGGACCTCAACGAGAAGCAGCGCGGCCAGGTCGAGCGCTACTTCCAGCAGATCGTCTTCCCGGTGCTCACGCCCCTGGCCCACGACCCCGGCCATCCCTTCCCCCACATCTCCAACCTCAGCCTGAACATGGCCGTCATGGTGCGCAACCTCGACGGTGAGGTGCGCTTCGCCCGCGTGAAGGTGCCGGCCACGCTGCCGCGGCTGGTGCCCATCAAACGTTCCTCGGGCGGTTTGAAGCGTGACTGGACCGAGCCCCGCAACCACTACTTCGTGTGGATCGAACAGGTGATCGCCGCCCACCTGGGCGAGCTCTTCCACGGCATGGAGCTGCAGGAGGCCCACCCCTTCCGGGTGACCCGCAACGCGGACTTCGAGATCCAGGAGCTGGAGGCCAGCGATCTGCTGGAGACGATGGCCGCCAGCGTCAAGGAGCGGCAGTTCGGCGACGCGGTGCGCCTGGACGTCTCTCCGGAGATGCCGGCGGAGATCCGCGGCATCCTGACGCGCAACCTCGGGCTCGTGGATCGCGACGTCTACGTCCTGCCGCGCCCCCTCGGCCTGGCCGGCCTCGCTCAGGTCTACGACGTGGACCGCTACGACCTCAAGTTCCCCGCCTACACGCCGAGCGTGCCGGCGCCGCTGCGCGCCGATACGCGCGAGGGCGACATCTTCGCCGCGATCCGCCAGGGCGACCTGATGGTGCACCACCCCTACGACTCGTTCGAGCCCGTGGTGGAGTTCCTGGAAGCGGCCGCCCGCGACCCCCGGGTCATGGCCATCAAGCAGACGCTCTACCGCGTGGGGCGCGACTCGCCGGTGGTCAAGGCCCTGCTGAGGGCCCGCCGCGACCACCACAAGCAGGTGGCGGTGCTGGTGGAGCTGAAGGCCAGATTCGACGAGGACAGCAACATCGGCTGGGCGCGGATGCTCGAGCACGAGGGCGTTCACGTGACGTACGGCCTGCTGGGCCTCAAGACGCACTGCAAGGTGCTGCTGGTCGTGCGGCAGGAGGGCGACGACATCCGGCGCTACGTCCATCTGGGCACCGGCAACTACAACCACGCGACGGCCCGCGCCTACGAGGACCTCGGGATGTTCACCTGCGATCCCGAGATCGGCGCCGACGCCACCGACCTCTTCAACTACCTGACCGGCTACTCGGCGCAGAAGAACTACCGCCGGCTGATCGTGGCGCCGGTCAACATGCGCGAGCGCCTCGAGGAACTGCTGCGGCGCGAGATCGCCCACGCCCGCGCCGGCGCGAAGGCGCGGCTGGTGCTGAAGATGAACTCGCTGGTCGACCGCCGGATCATCCTGCTGCTCTACGAGGCTTCACGGGAGGGCGTGCAGATCGATCTGATCGTGCGCGGCGTCTGCAGCCTGCGGCCGGGCGTCGCCGGGCTGAGCGAGAACATCCGCGTCACGAGCATCGTCGGGCGCTTCCTCGAGCACAGCCGGATCTTCTTCTTCCGCAACGGCGGCGACGAGGAGATCTACGCGGGCAGCGCCGACCTCATGACCCGCAACATCGACCGGCGCGTGGAGGTGCTGTTCCCGGTGACCAGCCCGGCGCTGCGGCGCTACCTGCGCGACGACGTGCTCGGCGTCTACCTCGCCGACGACGTCTCCAGCCGCACCATGCTGCCCGGCGGCGGCTACACGCGCAACCGTCCCGCCGAGGGCGAGGAGCCGGTGCAGGTCCAGCGCCGCCTGCTGGAGAGCCGCGGCGGTCTCTGGCGCCGCTGA
- the corA gene encoding magnesium/cobalt transporter CorA, whose product MSRLTQRRPTKAAQPPGTVEYVGKHKVENVGITVLDYGPASCRESTPGTLAELLPHRDSESVTWIDIDGLHDTALLQGLGAHYGFHPLVLEDVVNTHQRPKLEDYGDYLYIVVRMLSYDAEKRELGSDQVSLLLGKRYVFSLQESWGDVFDPVRERIRNGKGRIRGHGPDYLAYALLDAVVDNYFVILEQLGEEIEELETLLVENPRPEQQQAVHQLKREMILLRKSVWPLREVLSGLERTESELLQTETRVFVRDVYDHAVQVIDVVESFRDMLSGLQDLYLSSISNKMNEVMKVLTIIGTIFIPITFLAGVYGMNFTHFPELNWKWGYAGFWAVSLAVGGVMLSFFRRRKWL is encoded by the coding sequence ATGTCCCGTCTCACCCAGCGCCGCCCGACGAAGGCCGCGCAGCCCCCCGGCACCGTCGAGTACGTCGGGAAGCACAAGGTCGAGAACGTCGGGATCACGGTCCTCGACTACGGCCCCGCGAGCTGCCGGGAATCCACGCCCGGCACGCTCGCCGAGCTGCTCCCCCACCGCGACAGCGAGTCCGTCACCTGGATCGACATCGACGGGCTGCACGACACCGCGCTGCTGCAGGGCCTCGGGGCGCACTACGGTTTCCACCCGCTGGTCCTCGAGGACGTCGTCAACACCCACCAGCGCCCGAAGCTGGAGGACTACGGCGACTACCTGTACATCGTGGTGCGGATGCTGAGCTACGACGCCGAAAAGCGGGAGCTGGGCAGCGACCAGGTCAGCCTGCTGCTGGGGAAACGCTACGTGTTCTCGCTCCAGGAAAGCTGGGGCGACGTCTTCGACCCCGTGCGCGAGCGGATCCGCAACGGCAAGGGGCGCATCCGCGGTCACGGGCCGGACTACCTGGCCTACGCCCTGCTGGACGCGGTGGTCGACAACTACTTCGTGATCCTCGAGCAGCTGGGCGAGGAGATCGAGGAGCTGGAGACCCTGCTCGTCGAGAATCCCCGGCCGGAGCAGCAGCAGGCCGTCCACCAGCTGAAGCGCGAGATGATCCTGCTGCGCAAGAGCGTGTGGCCGCTGCGCGAGGTCCTCTCGGGCCTGGAACGCACGGAGTCGGAACTGCTGCAGACCGAGACCCGCGTCTTCGTCCGCGACGTCTACGACCACGCGGTCCAGGTCATCGACGTGGTCGAGTCGTTCCGCGACATGCTGTCGGGCCTGCAGGACCTGTACCTCTCGAGCATCAGCAACAAGATGAACGAAGTCATGAAGGTGCTGACGATCATCGGCACGATCTTCATCCCGATCACCTTCCTGGCGGGCGTCTACGGCATGAATTTCACCCACTTCCCGGAGCTGAACTGGAAGTGGGGCTACGCCGGCTTCTGGGCGGTCTCGCTGGCCGTCGGCGGCGTCATGCTGTCGTTCTTCCGGCGGCGCAAGTGGCTGTGA
- the msrA gene encoding peptide-methionine (S)-S-oxide reductase MsrA, producing MTDAVAPPRTETATLAGGCFWCLEAVFQELAGVSRVVSGYAGGGPGPVTYREVCTGTTGHAEVVQVSFDPAVISYAELLAVFFTIHDPTTPDRQGADTGPQYRSAIFAHDEDQLRTAERVKGEVAAAGLYPRPPVTRIGLLDAFIPAEVDHQDYYANNRSQPYCRIVIDPKLEKFRDRYRDRLKR from the coding sequence GTGACCGACGCCGTTGCCCCGCCGCGCACCGAGACCGCCACCCTCGCCGGAGGCTGCTTCTGGTGCCTCGAAGCCGTGTTCCAGGAACTGGCGGGCGTGAGCCGCGTGGTCTCCGGCTACGCCGGCGGCGGCCCGGGTCCCGTGACCTACAGGGAAGTCTGCACCGGGACCACCGGCCACGCCGAAGTCGTGCAGGTGTCCTTCGACCCGGCGGTCATCTCCTACGCCGAACTGCTGGCCGTCTTCTTCACGATCCACGATCCCACGACCCCCGACCGGCAGGGCGCCGACACGGGCCCGCAGTACCGCTCGGCGATCTTCGCCCACGACGAGGACCAGCTGCGCACGGCGGAGCGGGTCAAGGGCGAGGTCGCGGCGGCCGGCCTCTACCCGCGTCCCCCCGTGACGCGCATCGGGCTGCTGGACGCCTTCATCCCCGCCGAGGTCGACCACCAGGACTACTACGCCAACAACCGGTCGCAGCCCTACTGCCGCATCGTCATCGATCCCAAGCTCGAGAAGTTCCGCGACCGGTACCGCGATCGCTTGAAGCGCTGA